The following coding sequences lie in one Halomonas sp. 'Soap Lake #6' genomic window:
- the purE gene encoding 5-(carboxyamino)imidazole ribonucleotide mutase: MSNSAPKVGVIMGSKSDWPVMEHAVAMLERLGVAYETRVVSAHRTPDLLFEYAKSAAERGLQVIVAGAGGAAHLPGMVASQTALPVLGVPVESKALKGLDSLLSIAQMPGGIAVGTLAIGKAGATNAGLLAAQIIGLQDSAVREAVEAFRAEQTQLVLDNPDPRPDAEAN; this comes from the coding sequence ATGTCGAACAGCGCACCCAAAGTGGGCGTGATCATGGGGTCGAAGTCTGACTGGCCGGTTATGGAGCACGCGGTGGCGATGTTAGAGCGGTTGGGCGTTGCCTATGAAACCCGTGTGGTTTCTGCTCATCGCACCCCTGACTTGCTGTTCGAATATGCGAAGAGTGCTGCCGAGCGTGGCCTGCAGGTGATTGTTGCAGGAGCCGGTGGTGCGGCTCATTTGCCGGGCATGGTTGCCTCGCAAACGGCGTTGCCAGTGTTAGGCGTGCCGGTTGAATCCAAAGCGTTGAAAGGCCTGGATTCGTTACTTTCTATCGCCCAGATGCCGGGTGGTATTGCGGTGGGTACGCTGGCAATTGGCAAAGCGGGCGCAACTAACGCAGGGTTGCTGGCAGCGCAAATTATCGGTTTGCAAGACTCCGCTGTCCGTGAAGCCGTTGAGGCCTTCCGCGCTGAGCAAACACAACTGGTGCTGGATAACCCCGACCCGCGCCCCGATGCGGAAGCGAATTAA
- a CDS encoding TraX family protein: MTEQTAAHLSPIADTQETSRPSSHWTAWGQWLALFTMTVDHLTRYVLPGDWDLNWAGSSIGRIAFPLFAAMVAWHGLFNTRNPLRYSWRILIIGLAAQIPYMMMPRTSDAFILNVCFTLASGLAIGALVRQGWQHYQQQTIGFGWLIFSAGVGVTVWYLLGFWVEYGHNGLLLIPLFMFAMQALNETHEALKPRLWAGLAAFPVLWIAGQMNASDMAKSFTVATCVIVLVLAAGAAQRIPPVAFVMPRRLWLAWYPGHFALIALWLLLSGQLAG, encoded by the coding sequence ATGACCGAACAAACAGCGGCGCATTTGTCACCAATAGCAGACACACAAGAGACGTCACGCCCCTCTTCCCACTGGACAGCATGGGGCCAGTGGCTGGCACTGTTCACTATGACAGTAGACCATCTCACCCGCTACGTGCTCCCAGGTGACTGGGACTTAAATTGGGCAGGCTCTTCGATTGGCCGTATCGCCTTTCCACTGTTTGCTGCCATGGTGGCTTGGCACGGGCTATTTAACACCCGCAACCCGCTGCGCTACTCGTGGCGTATTTTAATTATCGGTTTAGCGGCTCAAATCCCCTACATGATGATGCCGCGTACCTCCGACGCTTTTATCCTTAACGTCTGCTTTACGCTAGCCAGTGGTTTAGCCATAGGCGCACTGGTACGCCAAGGCTGGCAGCACTACCAACAGCAGACAATTGGCTTCGGCTGGCTAATATTTAGCGCAGGGGTGGGCGTTACCGTTTGGTATCTGCTCGGGTTTTGGGTGGAGTATGGCCACAATGGCTTGCTGTTAATCCCGCTATTTATGTTTGCCATGCAGGCACTTAATGAAACCCATGAGGCACTAAAGCCACGCCTTTGGGCTGGTTTAGCGGCTTTCCCTGTTTTATGGATAGCTGGCCAGATGAATGCCTCCGACATGGCTAAATCGTTCACCGTGGCCACTTGCGTGATAGTGCTTGTGCTAGCCGCTGGGGCGGCTCAACGTATACCACCTGTTGCGTTTGTTATGCCGCGTCGCCTCTGGTTAGCATGGTATCCTGGTCACTTCGCGCTGATTGCTTTGTGGCTATTGCTTAGCGGTCAATTGGCTGGTTAA
- a CDS encoding NAD-dependent succinate-semialdehyde dehydrogenase, translating into MTLIKSLLIDGTAAALVGGRWRTGSESFPVTNPATGELLAQVADLGADDARDAVAAAHAAWGGWKAVPAKQRAAILRAWFERIHEHAEELAELMTLEQGKPLAEARGEVTYGASFIEFFAEEAKRMSGETLPTHAADKRLLVLREPVGVVAAITPWNFPMAMITRKCAPAIAAGCTVVIKPAEATPLTALALAKLAGEAGMPDGVINVVTASLPAAVGDVLTTDPRVRKVSFTGSTPVGKKLLAQCAGTVKKVSMELGGNAPFIVFDDADLDAAVAGAIASKYRNAGQTCVCTNRFLVQDGIYDAFVEALAEKVKALSVGDGREPDTLVGPLINQAAVDKVQRHVDDAVAKGGRLLCGGHTHALGHSFYVPTVIADATPEMSVASEETFGPLAPVFRFQDEEEAIAMANDTPFGLAAYFYARDYRRIWRVMEGLEYGMVGVNEGLISTEVAPFGGIKESGLGREGSHHGLEDFTELKYVCVGGL; encoded by the coding sequence ATGACGCTGATTAAATCGCTGTTGATCGATGGTACTGCAGCGGCACTTGTGGGAGGGCGCTGGCGTACTGGTTCCGAGTCTTTCCCCGTGACTAACCCTGCGACTGGTGAGTTGCTAGCTCAGGTGGCTGACCTTGGGGCGGATGATGCTCGTGATGCCGTGGCTGCGGCCCATGCCGCGTGGGGCGGCTGGAAAGCAGTTCCGGCTAAGCAGCGGGCGGCAATCTTGCGGGCTTGGTTTGAGCGCATTCATGAACACGCTGAAGAGCTGGCCGAGTTGATGACCCTTGAGCAAGGTAAGCCACTGGCTGAAGCGCGTGGTGAAGTTACCTATGGGGCGAGTTTCATCGAGTTTTTTGCCGAAGAAGCGAAGCGTATGTCAGGGGAAACACTACCTACTCATGCCGCTGACAAACGTCTACTGGTGCTACGTGAACCGGTTGGTGTGGTCGCAGCCATCACCCCCTGGAATTTCCCTATGGCCATGATCACCCGCAAGTGCGCGCCAGCCATCGCCGCTGGCTGCACCGTGGTGATCAAACCGGCCGAGGCGACGCCGCTAACAGCCCTGGCACTTGCCAAGCTGGCTGGTGAAGCTGGTATGCCTGATGGGGTCATCAACGTGGTCACCGCATCGCTGCCAGCAGCCGTAGGCGATGTGCTGACGACTGACCCAAGGGTTCGTAAAGTATCCTTTACAGGGTCAACGCCGGTGGGCAAGAAGCTGCTGGCGCAGTGTGCCGGGACCGTTAAAAAAGTATCCATGGAGCTGGGGGGGAATGCTCCCTTCATCGTATTTGATGATGCCGACCTGGACGCTGCCGTAGCGGGTGCCATCGCCTCCAAGTACCGTAATGCCGGTCAGACCTGTGTCTGTACCAATCGTTTTTTGGTACAGGACGGCATCTACGACGCATTTGTTGAAGCGCTGGCTGAGAAAGTCAAAGCGTTGTCGGTGGGTGATGGGCGTGAGCCAGACACATTGGTTGGCCCGTTAATCAACCAAGCCGCAGTGGACAAGGTGCAGCGTCATGTGGATGACGCTGTGGCCAAGGGTGGACGCTTGCTATGTGGTGGTCACACCCATGCGTTGGGCCATAGTTTTTATGTTCCCACCGTGATTGCCGATGCCACGCCCGAAATGAGTGTTGCTAGTGAAGAAACCTTTGGCCCGCTGGCGCCCGTGTTTCGCTTCCAAGATGAAGAGGAAGCCATTGCTATGGCCAATGATACACCCTTCGGCCTTGCCGCTTACTTCTATGCTCGAGATTACCGCCGCATCTGGCGTGTGATGGAAGGCTTGGAGTACGGCATGGTTGGGGTCAATGAAGGGCTGATCTCCACTGAAGTTGCGCCTTTTGGTGGCATTAAAGAGTCCGGGCTGGGACGCGAGGGATCACACCACGGCCTAGAGGACTTTACCGAGCTGAAGTACGTCTGCGTGGGTGGGCTTTAA
- a CDS encoding TRAP transporter large permease yields the protein MAELEPLAITAIMFLSMLVLMAMGAPLALALMISGMGSAYLMFGPGGLDLLLASAYSAMDNFLLVSLPMFIFMGLVLERSGITDDLFGMIHKLMGSIPGGLGVGTVLICALIAAMAGVSGAATVSLGIIALPAMLKRGYHKRLVTGTIMAGGALGFLIPPSVLMIVYAFLARESVGKLFAAGLVPGLMLAAIYMIYILIRCHLNPELGPATRPEERFSTKEKLESLRHILAPGLLVVTVLGCIIGGVTSPSEASAVGAAGALLITMARGKLSWGLLRYVMLSTTKITGMLIWIAIAAVFFSRIYMGLGAGMLISDIIDDFSLSPYTIIIFMLFSFFLLGMFLDDFAILFITIPLYIPIVRDLGFDTTWFAVLFILSMQSAYLTPPFGYNLFYMRSVAPKSITIVDIYRSALPFVGLQIFGLALVVAFPSIALWLPNLLF from the coding sequence ATGGCTGAACTTGAGCCCCTGGCGATTACTGCCATCATGTTTCTATCCATGCTGGTTTTGATGGCTATGGGAGCACCACTGGCTCTGGCACTGATGATTTCTGGTATGGGCAGCGCCTACCTAATGTTCGGACCCGGCGGTCTGGATCTGCTACTGGCATCAGCCTACAGCGCCATGGACAACTTCCTGCTTGTTTCGCTCCCCATGTTTATTTTCATGGGCCTTGTACTAGAACGCTCGGGTATAACCGACGACCTATTCGGCATGATCCACAAACTGATGGGGAGCATACCAGGAGGATTAGGGGTAGGTACGGTACTCATCTGTGCACTTATTGCCGCCATGGCTGGCGTTTCTGGTGCAGCGACCGTGAGCCTTGGCATCATCGCGCTACCGGCGATGCTCAAGCGCGGCTACCATAAGAGACTGGTTACCGGCACAATCATGGCGGGCGGTGCTCTAGGTTTTCTTATCCCACCCAGCGTACTGATGATTGTTTATGCGTTTCTGGCTCGAGAGTCAGTCGGCAAACTGTTCGCGGCAGGCCTTGTACCAGGCTTGATGTTGGCAGCCATCTACATGATCTACATTCTGATCCGCTGCCACCTCAATCCTGAACTTGGCCCCGCCACACGACCAGAAGAGCGTTTTTCCACCAAGGAAAAACTCGAATCGCTACGCCATATCCTCGCACCAGGACTCTTGGTCGTCACGGTGCTTGGCTGCATTATCGGCGGCGTCACCTCCCCTTCCGAAGCCTCAGCTGTCGGGGCAGCAGGCGCTCTGCTGATCACGATGGCACGTGGCAAACTTAGCTGGGGGCTACTGCGTTATGTCATGCTCAGCACGACCAAGATAACCGGCATGTTGATTTGGATTGCCATCGCCGCAGTCTTCTTCAGCCGCATCTATATGGGCCTGGGCGCAGGCATGTTAATCAGCGATATCATCGATGATTTTTCACTTTCGCCCTACACCATCATTATCTTCATGCTGTTTAGCTTTTTCCTGCTGGGTATGTTTCTGGATGACTTTGCCATCCTATTCATCACCATACCGCTTTATATTCCTATCGTTCGAGACCTCGGCTTCGACACGACCTGGTTTGCGGTGCTGTTCATCCTCAGCATGCAGTCAGCCTATTTGACGCCCCCCTTCGGATATAACCTGTTCTACATGCGCTCGGTGGCTCCCAAGTCCATCACCATAGTAGATATCTACCGCTCTGCTCTACCCTTCGTGGGTCTACAGATCTTCGGCCTGGCACTGGTCGTCGCCTTTCCGAGTATCGCCCTGTGGCTGCCGAACTTGCTGTTCTAA
- the gabT gene encoding 4-aminobutyrate--2-oxoglutarate transaminase has translation MTNTFTNAELNELKKRFVANGAATPTEQFVARAENAELWDEDGRRWIDFAGGIGVLNLGHRHPRIVKAVQEQLERVMHTCSAVISYAPYVQLCQRLCEKVPVKGPERKAMLVNTGAEALENAVKIARAATGRSGVITFDGAFHGRTMLTLAMTGKVLPYKNDFGPMPGDVYRAPYPNPLHGISDEMALSGIEKLFKTDIPAHRVAAIVIEPVQGEGGFYIASPSYLKALRELCDRHGILLIADEVQSGFARTGKLFALEHSGIEADLLTTAKSLANGMPLSAIVGTAEIMDSSGPGSLGGTYSGNPLSCAAALAVLDTIEEENILARSEKMGHLLAERFAGWEQRFDMVSHPRNLGAMAAFELLDADGKPDTAMAQALCAKAREQGLILLSCGFYGNTIRVLVPITAPSDVLEEGLTIIERSLEALAG, from the coding sequence ATGACCAATACATTCACCAATGCAGAATTGAATGAGCTCAAAAAGCGCTTTGTTGCCAATGGAGCCGCTACCCCAACCGAGCAGTTCGTGGCGCGTGCTGAAAATGCCGAGTTATGGGATGAGGATGGCCGACGCTGGATCGATTTTGCCGGAGGTATCGGCGTGCTCAACCTGGGCCACCGCCATCCCCGTATCGTCAAGGCCGTGCAGGAACAATTAGAGCGTGTGATGCACACTTGCTCGGCCGTTATCTCCTACGCGCCCTATGTGCAGCTGTGCCAACGGTTGTGCGAAAAGGTGCCTGTCAAGGGGCCAGAGCGTAAGGCAATGCTGGTCAATACTGGTGCTGAGGCGCTGGAAAATGCGGTCAAGATTGCCCGTGCTGCTACTGGTCGTTCTGGTGTTATCACCTTCGATGGCGCTTTCCACGGTCGCACCATGCTAACTTTGGCCATGACCGGCAAGGTACTGCCTTACAAGAATGATTTCGGCCCTATGCCGGGCGATGTCTATCGTGCGCCTTACCCCAACCCGCTGCACGGTATTAGTGATGAGATGGCACTTAGTGGGATAGAGAAACTTTTCAAAACCGATATTCCGGCACATCGAGTAGCGGCGATTGTTATTGAGCCGGTTCAGGGGGAGGGCGGTTTTTATATAGCTTCGCCAAGCTATTTAAAAGCACTGCGCGAGCTCTGTGATCGTCATGGCATCCTGTTGATTGCCGATGAGGTGCAATCGGGCTTTGCTCGTACCGGCAAGCTGTTTGCCCTGGAGCATAGCGGTATCGAGGCGGACCTACTGACTACCGCTAAGTCGCTGGCTAACGGCATGCCTCTATCGGCGATCGTGGGCACTGCTGAGATTATGGACTCCTCTGGCCCTGGTTCTTTGGGTGGTACTTACAGCGGCAATCCTCTTTCCTGTGCTGCTGCGCTGGCCGTACTGGACACGATTGAGGAGGAGAATATCCTGGCGCGCAGTGAGAAAATGGGCCATCTGCTCGCCGAGCGCTTCGCTGGTTGGGAGCAACGCTTCGATATGGTGAGCCACCCGCGTAATCTTGGCGCAATGGCGGCCTTCGAGCTGCTTGATGCTGATGGAAAGCCCGACACAGCCATGGCTCAGGCGCTGTGTGCCAAAGCCCGTGAGCAAGGACTGATCCTGCTCTCCTGTGGTTTTTACGGCAATACCATTCGCGTCTTGGTGCCCATTACAGCGCCATCTGATGTGCTTGAGGAAGGCTTGACCATCATTGAGCGCTCGCTGGAAGCGCTGGCAGGCTGA
- a CDS encoding aminotransferase-like domain-containing protein: MAPSLSLAPLMEYFSLQPEQLGKSVRIEQALRLAILHDWPEGSRLPAHRTLCSHLGVARDTLAQAMRVLVEEGYIITGQGQGTWTRRPVSSRQALPPDTAQLSSRANEILQAHSASAIQSGAFMPGIPDITQFPMAKWRELYASVTVPRNVLLLSYSGGGYGPLKRAIRDFLWRWRRLACDTDQIIITDGTHNGIELCALALSDVGDRVLMESPCYWGAHNIFTAVGATVERVAWHPETGHAPRHSSKPVQLAYFTGSHHYPLSIATSRAHRQALCDEVQPRYVLEDDYEFTGEDSTSLMFDGHSSQHLLVGSFSKLMFPGLRLGYLVAPHSLVDSLNRLRSEVFREGRLLDQATLAQFLAEGDLDTWYRRIQRDYLARQQVMHDQLVQVPGVIDVSPPSHSISLCLQFAPGVDDRRIARKLLQSHLITRPLSLVCSQEDSRSGLILGIGMLSGRTLTAEALRLRHILTRLLATYT, translated from the coding sequence ATGGCTCCAAGTCTTTCCCTGGCACCCTTGATGGAGTATTTCAGCCTGCAGCCAGAACAGCTGGGCAAGAGCGTACGCATTGAGCAAGCACTGAGGCTAGCGATCCTGCACGACTGGCCAGAAGGAAGTCGGCTCCCGGCACATCGCACGCTATGCAGCCATCTTGGGGTGGCACGAGACACCTTGGCCCAGGCAATGCGAGTGCTTGTTGAAGAAGGCTATATCATTACCGGCCAAGGCCAAGGCACCTGGACCCGGCGCCCCGTGTCCTCTCGCCAAGCGCTACCACCAGACACCGCACAGCTCTCCTCACGTGCCAATGAAATACTTCAGGCCCACAGCGCTAGCGCCATCCAAAGCGGCGCTTTCATGCCTGGCATTCCGGATATCACCCAATTCCCCATGGCCAAATGGCGAGAGCTTTATGCCAGCGTTACCGTACCGCGCAACGTGCTGCTGCTGTCTTACTCTGGCGGCGGCTACGGGCCACTCAAACGCGCCATTCGTGATTTTCTCTGGCGCTGGCGCCGTTTAGCCTGTGACACTGACCAGATCATCATCACAGACGGCACCCATAACGGCATCGAGCTATGTGCTCTGGCACTATCCGATGTAGGGGACCGTGTACTGATGGAGTCGCCCTGTTACTGGGGCGCGCACAACATCTTCACCGCCGTCGGTGCAACAGTGGAGCGCGTGGCCTGGCACCCAGAAACAGGCCATGCACCTCGACACTCATCAAAACCCGTGCAGCTAGCCTACTTCACTGGATCTCATCACTACCCACTGAGTATCGCCACATCACGGGCACACCGTCAGGCACTTTGCGATGAAGTGCAGCCCCGCTACGTACTGGAAGATGATTACGAATTCACCGGAGAGGACAGCACCAGCCTGATGTTTGATGGCCACTCCAGCCAACATCTACTGGTAGGATCTTTTTCCAAGCTGATGTTTCCAGGCTTACGCCTTGGCTATCTGGTTGCCCCCCACAGCCTTGTCGATTCGCTCAACCGTCTGCGTAGCGAAGTATTCCGTGAAGGACGCTTACTGGATCAGGCCACCCTGGCGCAGTTCCTAGCCGAAGGCGACCTAGACACCTGGTACCGCCGAATCCAGCGCGACTACCTGGCACGTCAACAGGTAATGCATGACCAGTTGGTGCAGGTTCCTGGGGTGATTGATGTATCCCCACCGAGCCACTCTATCAGTCTATGTCTGCAGTTTGCCCCAGGGGTGGACGACCGGCGTATCGCACGCAAGTTATTGCAGTCGCACCTCATCACCCGCCCACTGAGCCTGGTTTGCTCACAGGAAGACTCCCGTAGCGGCCTAATTCTGGGCATTGGCATGCTCTCTGGGCGCACTCTAACCGCCGAAGCGTTACGCCTAAGGCATATCCTGACTCGTCTTCTCGCCACCTACACGTAA
- a CDS encoding TRAP transporter small permease subunit, producing MSKVTRYLRVQDGLSDWVGRATSWLTLGIIGVLLYEVVARYLLNSPTVWGHELSTMLFGAMSILAGSYTLRHQGHVRSDVIYRLLPNRAQAFCDLVIFILAIVVLTVVFRMAIDFAYHSWRIDEFSNRSVWRPPLWPIKATIPLAVGFLILQCLAELVRAALRLTGVHYEDPRVDVNDIEP from the coding sequence GTGAGTAAAGTCACCCGCTATCTAAGGGTGCAGGATGGCCTTTCCGACTGGGTCGGAAGGGCAACCTCCTGGTTGACGCTGGGCATTATCGGTGTACTGCTCTACGAAGTCGTGGCGCGCTACCTTCTCAACTCCCCCACCGTCTGGGGGCATGAGCTGTCCACCATGCTCTTCGGTGCCATGAGTATCCTGGCTGGAAGCTACACCCTTCGTCATCAAGGCCATGTTCGTAGCGATGTTATTTACCGTCTGCTACCCAACCGTGCCCAAGCATTCTGCGACTTAGTGATATTCATCCTCGCGATCGTGGTATTGACGGTGGTTTTCCGCATGGCAATAGACTTTGCGTACCACTCCTGGCGCATCGACGAATTTTCTAATCGTAGCGTCTGGCGGCCACCACTCTGGCCAATCAAAGCGACCATACCACTGGCAGTGGGGTTTTTAATCCTGCAGTGCCTGGCCGAACTCGTCAGAGCAGCGTTGAGGTTGACTGGCGTGCACTACGAAGATCCCCGCGTCGACGTGAATGACATTGAGCCTTAA
- a CDS encoding 5-(carboxyamino)imidazole ribonucleotide synthase, with protein MNSGISKNIGVLGAGQLGRMLALAGYPLGNRFTFLDTTGSPSAGIGEVIVDPDNQHLVEFLDKVDVVTYEFEHLPVELVKHIEQHKPVYPGSRAIAVCQNRVEEKALFDRLGIPTAAYRVVESAEQLAAAAAELGCPVVAKSVTEGYDGKGQAVLKAPEQAQQAWDSIGHPQLVVEAFVDFVREVSMIAVRGRDGEVVFYPMAENQHVDGILRYSVAPLPDLDTSVQQTADNYIRALLDELDYVGVLALELFQTRDGSLLANEMAPRVHNSGHWTMDGAVTSQFENHLRAVQGLPLGSTDAIAPTCMVNVIGREGDNTAMLAIANTHLHRYDKDGRAGRKLAHVNVVANTHAELLEKVRACQALIPDAPPVAWSFEALL; from the coding sequence ATGAACTCTGGTATTTCAAAAAACATCGGTGTGTTAGGCGCTGGCCAGTTAGGCCGTATGCTGGCGCTAGCGGGTTACCCTTTGGGTAATCGCTTTACGTTTCTGGATACCACCGGCAGCCCTAGTGCAGGTATTGGGGAGGTGATTGTCGACCCCGATAACCAGCATCTGGTGGAGTTTCTCGATAAGGTTGATGTAGTGACCTACGAGTTTGAGCATCTGCCTGTGGAACTCGTTAAACACATTGAGCAGCACAAACCGGTTTACCCGGGTAGCCGTGCCATTGCCGTTTGCCAGAACCGCGTTGAAGAGAAAGCGCTGTTTGACCGTTTAGGCATTCCGACGGCAGCTTATCGCGTAGTAGAAAGCGCTGAACAGCTTGCCGCAGCAGCGGCTGAGCTAGGTTGCCCGGTGGTCGCCAAGTCGGTTACCGAAGGCTATGACGGCAAAGGCCAGGCGGTGCTAAAAGCGCCCGAGCAAGCTCAGCAGGCGTGGGACTCCATCGGCCACCCTCAGTTGGTCGTTGAAGCCTTTGTCGATTTTGTGCGCGAAGTCTCAATGATTGCCGTACGTGGCCGTGATGGGGAAGTGGTGTTCTACCCCATGGCTGAAAATCAGCACGTTGATGGTATTCTGCGCTATTCCGTGGCCCCGTTGCCGGATTTGGATACCAGTGTTCAGCAAACTGCCGATAACTATATTCGTGCATTGCTGGATGAGCTGGACTACGTGGGCGTGCTGGCGCTTGAGCTATTTCAAACTCGTGATGGTAGTTTGCTGGCCAATGAAATGGCTCCGCGGGTGCATAATTCTGGCCACTGGACCATGGATGGCGCGGTCACGAGTCAGTTTGAAAACCACCTTCGCGCTGTGCAAGGGCTACCTCTGGGCAGTACGGATGCAATTGCCCCTACCTGCATGGTCAATGTAATTGGCCGTGAAGGCGATAACACCGCAATGCTGGCGATAGCCAATACTCACCTGCATCGCTACGACAAAGATGGGCGAGCAGGGCGTAAGCTTGCCCACGTCAATGTTGTCGCAAATACCCACGCTGAACTGCTTGAGAAGGTTCGCGCCTGCCAGGCATTAATACCTGATGCACCTCCTGTTGCGTGGAGCTTCGAAGCGTTGCTGTAG
- the dctP gene encoding TRAP transporter substrate-binding protein DctP — protein MKLSTFAKNTLTTSVATALVASQLAYADNIRLRMHTFYGTEVDKISADLRDRVSEASDGSIRIQFFRGGELVNSDQFVDAVARGTIDIAHGVGSYWPGRVGIGTIEAGLPGAWVTADEARDVFANQGLDELIAEAYEEQGVKLIGRGYGSDYGLLTSKPVSSLEDLQSMRIRATSSIATVLEKFNIPTVFLPGEELYVGISTGVIDGAIYGGPVEYEQLKLNEVAKYYTDIQLLNPGWIETALINPSTWEKMSEEQQEILTSEIAQYLEDIHTWLEEGNQRLIDEGELFVFATLPEGDANRLAEASLPIWQEEAAKSERNAQAIDILIKNATEQGRLSE, from the coding sequence ATGAAGCTTTCAACCTTCGCCAAAAACACGTTAACTACTTCCGTCGCCACCGCCCTAGTGGCAAGCCAACTCGCCTACGCCGACAACATTCGGCTAAGAATGCACACTTTCTATGGAACGGAAGTCGATAAAATCTCAGCTGACCTGCGCGATCGTGTCAGCGAAGCGAGCGACGGCTCCATCCGCATCCAGTTCTTCCGCGGTGGCGAACTGGTCAATAGCGACCAGTTCGTTGATGCCGTAGCACGTGGCACTATCGATATTGCCCATGGAGTAGGCAGCTACTGGCCCGGCCGAGTAGGTATTGGCACCATTGAAGCGGGCCTTCCAGGTGCTTGGGTAACGGCAGACGAAGCACGGGATGTGTTTGCTAACCAAGGCCTCGATGAATTGATTGCCGAAGCCTATGAAGAGCAGGGAGTCAAGCTGATTGGCCGAGGTTACGGTAGCGACTACGGTCTATTAACGAGCAAGCCGGTCTCCAGCCTTGAGGACCTGCAGAGCATGCGCATTCGTGCAACAAGCTCAATCGCCACTGTACTGGAAAAATTTAATATTCCTACCGTATTCCTTCCTGGAGAAGAGCTCTATGTGGGAATTTCGACAGGGGTTATCGACGGTGCCATATATGGTGGTCCAGTAGAGTATGAGCAGCTCAAGCTAAACGAAGTGGCCAAATACTATACGGACATCCAACTACTCAATCCGGGTTGGATAGAAACCGCCCTGATCAATCCTAGCACCTGGGAAAAAATGTCAGAGGAGCAGCAGGAGATTCTGACCTCCGAGATTGCCCAGTATTTAGAAGACATCCACACCTGGCTGGAAGAAGGCAACCAAAGGCTGATTGATGAGGGCGAGCTTTTTGTATTTGCCACCCTGCCCGAAGGAGATGCCAACCGTCTAGCGGAAGCCTCTTTGCCAATCTGGCAAGAAGAAGCCGCGAAGTCCGAGCGTAACGCTCAGGCCATCGACATCCTGATCAAAAATGCAACCGAACAGGGGCGCCTCAGTGAGTAA
- a CDS encoding XRE family transcriptional regulator yields the protein MSTAYSTAHAETLDPPRSSPDLDVRDLEKRTRLMRIITRLIAVSELGSREIARKAGLPVQKVSDLLAGRLEHLNIDELNVLRRTLELEAP from the coding sequence ATGAGTACGGCATACTCAACTGCTCACGCAGAAACGCTAGATCCTCCGCGAAGCAGCCCTGACCTAGATGTCAGGGATTTAGAAAAACGTACGCGCCTAATGCGTATAATCACTCGCCTGATCGCTGTATCAGAGCTGGGAAGCCGCGAAATAGCCCGCAAGGCCGGCCTTCCAGTACAGAAAGTCAGCGACCTGCTCGCCGGAAGGCTAGAGCATCTCAACATTGACGAGCTCAATGTCCTGCGGCGTACCTTAGAGCTGGAGGCGCCATAG